A stretch of Christensenellaceae bacterium DNA encodes these proteins:
- a CDS encoding ATP-binding protein has product MSENCTHDCSSCGESCASRQADPNDFIEKPHELSTVKKVIGVVSGKGGVGKSLVTAMMAVKLRKKGLVTAILDADITGPSIPKMFGVKEKATGAGETIFPIYTKDGIQIMSVNLLLPEETTPVVWRGPVIGATVKQFWTDTVWTDVDCLFVDMPPGTGDVPLTVFQSLPVDGIIVVTSPQELVSMIVGKAVSMANMMNIPIIGLVENMSYLSCPDCGKEIKVFGESHIEETSQKYNLPVLGRIPIDPHIAQAADEGKIEEIEGKWLDEAADVVAAYQKGE; this is encoded by the coding sequence ATGAGTGAAAATTGTACGCATGACTGCTCGAGCTGCGGCGAAAGCTGCGCTTCGCGGCAGGCAGACCCGAATGACTTTATCGAAAAGCCGCACGAACTGAGCACCGTTAAGAAAGTGATCGGCGTAGTCAGCGGCAAAGGCGGCGTGGGAAAATCGCTGGTAACAGCCATGATGGCGGTCAAGCTGCGCAAAAAAGGCCTGGTAACGGCAATTTTGGACGCAGATATTACCGGACCGTCCATTCCTAAAATGTTCGGCGTTAAGGAAAAAGCGACGGGCGCGGGAGAAACGATCTTTCCCATTTATACTAAGGACGGCATACAGATCATGTCCGTGAACCTGCTGCTGCCAGAGGAAACGACGCCTGTCGTTTGGCGCGGACCGGTTATCGGCGCGACGGTCAAGCAGTTTTGGACGGATACGGTATGGACGGACGTTGACTGCCTGTTCGTGGATATGCCGCCGGGAACGGGCGACGTGCCCCTGACGGTGTTCCAGTCCCTGCCGGTAGACGGTATCATTGTGGTTACATCGCCGCAGGAGCTGGTATCTATGATCGTAGGCAAGGCGGTTTCGATGGCAAATATGATGAATATCCCGATTATCGGACTGGTGGAAAATATGAGTTATCTCTCATGTCCGGATTGCGGAAAAGAAATCAAGGTGTTCGGCGAGAGTCATATCGAGGAAACATCCCAAAAATACAATCTGCCTGTTTTGGGCAGAATACCTATCGATCCGCACATCGCGCAGGCGGCGGACGAGGGCAAAATCGAAGAGATAGAGGGAAAGTGGCTGGATGAGGCGGCGGACGTAGTTGCCGCTTATCAAAAGGGGGAGTAA
- a CDS encoding membrane protein: MAAFAPVLDVVTTCLNLVSVIILVWGVILSVKDYLVAHVRSRDKAERLVRLQDTKNSLGGYILLSLEILIVADIIDTIVKPTLEDIVRLAAIVAIRTVISYFLNKEIRESDMIKTHKGQ; the protein is encoded by the coding sequence ATGGCAGCGTTCGCGCCGGTACTGGACGTCGTTACGACGTGCCTGAATCTTGTATCCGTCATTATTTTGGTGTGGGGCGTTATCCTGAGCGTAAAAGATTATCTGGTTGCGCATGTGCGCAGCAGGGATAAGGCGGAGCGGCTCGTAAGGCTGCAGGATACCAAAAACAGCCTTGGCGGCTATATTCTTTTGAGCCTTGAAATCCTGATCGTGGCAGACATTATCGACACGATCGTCAAGCCAACGCTGGAGGACATCGTCCGCCTTGCGGCTATTGTAGCAATCCGTACCGTGATCTCTTACTTCCTGAACAAGGAAATCCGCGAATCGGATATGATCAAAACGCATAAAGGCCAGTAA
- the cysS gene encoding cysteine--tRNA ligase, with amino-acid sequence MDCDKEKGEKNLKIFNSMTGKKEELNPLVPGQFNIYACGPTVYNYFHIGNARPFIIFDTLRRYLEYRGYKVNFVQNFTDVDDKMIRVAAEEGITVKELGDRFIAEYFKDAKALHIRKATVHPKATEHIGDIIALVKKLVDSGHAYELGGDVYFDTQSFPEYGKLSGQDLSELELGARIDINENKKSPMDFALWKAQKDGEIAWDSPWGKGRPGWHIECSAMSMKYLGDTLDIHGGGQDLKFPHHENEIAQSEAATGKPFANYWMHNGYINIDNKKMSKSAGNFFTVRDILKEFRGSAVRLFMLNAHYSNPINFSRELLKQAESAYDRILNCRANLKFVIANPKDAPADVQKAIDTVMEKFNAAMDDDLNTADAIGGIFEYVKELNTMFEDGGRAQDAQAALKTLDTLLDVLGIEPDEEESIPQEIVEMAEKRQAARAEKNWTEADRLRDELKALGYELKDTPDGVKINKI; translated from the coding sequence ATGGATTGCGATAAGGAAAAAGGTGAAAAGAATTTGAAAATCTTCAACTCGATGACAGGAAAAAAAGAAGAGTTAAACCCACTGGTACCAGGGCAGTTTAACATCTATGCGTGCGGTCCGACAGTCTATAATTATTTCCATATCGGAAACGCGCGGCCTTTCATTATATTCGATACCTTGCGCCGCTATCTGGAATATCGGGGCTACAAGGTGAATTTCGTACAGAATTTTACGGACGTGGACGATAAAATGATCCGCGTGGCGGCAGAAGAGGGAATCACGGTCAAGGAGCTTGGCGACCGCTTTATCGCCGAGTATTTCAAGGACGCGAAAGCGCTTCATATCCGCAAGGCGACCGTACATCCCAAAGCTACGGAACATATCGGCGATATTATCGCATTGGTAAAAAAACTTGTGGACAGCGGGCATGCCTATGAGCTTGGGGGCGATGTGTATTTCGATACGCAGAGCTTTCCGGAGTACGGTAAGCTTTCCGGTCAGGATTTATCGGAGCTGGAGCTGGGCGCGCGTATCGACATCAACGAAAACAAAAAAAGTCCGATGGATTTTGCCTTGTGGAAAGCGCAGAAAGACGGCGAGATCGCCTGGGACAGCCCGTGGGGCAAGGGACGCCCGGGCTGGCACATCGAATGCTCGGCGATGAGCATGAAATACCTTGGCGATACGCTCGATATTCATGGAGGCGGACAGGACCTGAAGTTCCCGCACCACGAAAACGAGATCGCGCAGAGCGAGGCGGCGACGGGTAAACCGTTTGCCAACTATTGGATGCACAACGGTTACATCAATATCGATAACAAAAAGATGTCCAAATCGGCGGGGAATTTTTTTACCGTACGCGATATATTAAAAGAGTTCCGTGGGAGCGCGGTGCGCCTTTTCATGTTGAACGCGCACTATTCAAATCCGATCAATTTTTCGCGCGAGCTGCTTAAGCAGGCGGAAAGCGCATACGACAGGATACTTAACTGCCGCGCGAACTTAAAATTTGTCATCGCTAATCCCAAAGATGCGCCGGCGGATGTACAAAAGGCGATCGACACGGTGATGGAGAAATTTAACGCCGCTATGGACGACGACCTGAATACCGCGGACGCGATCGGCGGGATTTTTGAATATGTCAAGGAACTTAATACGATGTTTGAAGACGGCGGTCGCGCACAGGATGCGCAGGCGGCCCTTAAGACGCTGGATACGCTTCTTGACGTGCTCGGCATCGAGCCGGATGAAGAAGAAAGCATTCCGCAGGAAATCGTGGAAATGGCTGAAAAACGCCAGGCCGCGCGTGCGGAAAAGAACTGGACGGAGGCAGACCGCCTGCGCGACGAATTGAAAGCATTGGGATACGAATTAAAGGATACGCCGGACGGCGTAAAAATAAACAAGATTTAG
- the uup gene encoding ABC transporter ATP-binding protein yields the protein MLVSFTDVTVAYGDAIILKNISANLSAGDKIGLIGANGAGKTTLLNTLVKRTLPESGSVTHKSGLSIGYLEQNSGLNGENTIIAEMRSVFHEALAAKEEMRRLEREMNAHPNEQGLQRDYARAQAVFDAQDGYQIEVNIKKILNGMGFSDKAYNTSIATLSGGEKTRLAIARLLLMDPELLILDEPTNHLDFKTLMWLEEYLRGYKGAVLIVSHDRYFLDRLAQRIWEVEDHELTEYTGNYTQYKQLKAEYISFQLKEYEKQSRQIAHMEDYVARNLARASTAKSAQSRVKKLSSMERISKPRTHVSAPSFSFDFSVRPAGDVLTVNDLTIAVGEEKKVLAREVNMELRRGQKAAVIGDNGTGKSTLIKLLMQQAGKPADEHIVFGKNTIVGYYDQENRNMTPTKTVLSEVWDAYPSLLEYGARSMLGRVLLTGEAVFKRVGDLSGGERAKVGLALLMCGNFNVLLLDEPTNHLDLPAREALERALKEYKGTLLFVSHDRYFINALAEKIYEIADCKVSEFIGTFDEYQNVKEAAQQNDGQQNPKMQAKQEDETRLSVNPRQRRAEEAKRRQQLSALEKELRELDEQEKRLNEEIAQNPADYELLSANCAKLEALKARYDACFEEWMKLDTENQN from the coding sequence GACCACACTGCTTAATACCCTCGTGAAGCGGACTCTTCCGGAATCGGGCAGCGTGACCCATAAATCCGGCCTTTCCATCGGGTATCTGGAGCAGAACAGCGGCCTTAATGGAGAAAACACGATTATCGCGGAAATGCGCTCGGTATTTCATGAGGCGCTTGCCGCCAAGGAGGAAATGCGCCGTTTAGAGCGCGAGATGAACGCGCATCCGAACGAACAGGGACTGCAGCGCGATTACGCGCGCGCGCAGGCGGTCTTTGACGCGCAGGACGGCTACCAGATCGAGGTCAATATCAAAAAGATACTGAACGGTATGGGCTTTTCGGATAAGGCATATAATACAAGTATTGCCACGCTTTCAGGCGGTGAAAAGACGCGCCTTGCGATCGCGCGGCTGCTGCTTATGGATCCGGAGCTGCTGATTTTAGACGAGCCGACCAACCATCTCGATTTTAAAACGCTTATGTGGCTGGAAGAATATTTACGCGGCTATAAAGGCGCGGTACTTATCGTGTCGCACGACAGGTATTTCCTGGACAGGCTTGCACAGCGTATCTGGGAAGTGGAAGACCATGAGCTCACGGAATATACGGGAAACTATACGCAGTATAAGCAGCTTAAGGCGGAATATATTTCATTCCAGTTAAAGGAATACGAGAAGCAGTCCCGCCAGATCGCGCACATGGAGGACTATGTCGCGCGGAATCTGGCGCGCGCTTCGACGGCGAAAAGCGCGCAAAGCCGCGTCAAAAAGCTGAGCAGCATGGAGAGGATCAGCAAGCCGAGGACGCATGTGAGCGCGCCCAGTTTTTCTTTTGATTTTTCCGTGCGTCCGGCAGGCGACGTCCTGACCGTAAACGATCTTACGATCGCTGTAGGCGAAGAAAAAAAGGTGCTCGCGCGCGAAGTGAATATGGAACTGAGGCGCGGCCAAAAGGCCGCCGTCATCGGCGACAACGGAACGGGAAAATCCACGCTCATCAAATTGCTCATGCAGCAGGCGGGCAAGCCGGCGGACGAGCATATTGTATTTGGAAAAAATACTATTGTCGGCTATTACGACCAGGAAAATAGAAACATGACGCCCACAAAAACAGTGTTGAGCGAAGTATGGGACGCTTATCCGTCCTTGCTCGAGTACGGAGCGCGCTCCATGCTCGGGCGCGTACTCCTTACGGGGGAAGCGGTCTTTAAACGGGTAGGAGACTTATCGGGCGGTGAACGCGCCAAGGTCGGGCTTGCGTTGCTGATGTGCGGGAATTTTAACGTGTTGCTTTTGGATGAGCCGACCAACCATCTTGACCTGCCCGCGCGTGAGGCGCTCGAGCGGGCGCTCAAGGAATATAAAGGCACGCTGCTTTTCGTATCGCACGACAGGTATTTCATCAACGCGCTGGCGGAAAAGATTTACGAAATCGCGGACTGCAAGGTGAGCGAATTCATAGGAACGTTCGACGAATATCAAAACGTAAAGGAGGCTGCGCAGCAAAACGATGGACAGCAGAACCCAAAAATGCAGGCCAAACAGGAAGACGAGACGCGATTAAGCGTGAACCCCAGGCAGCGCCGCGCGGAAGAGGCAAAACGTCGCCAGCAGCTTTCTGCACTCGAAAAAGAACTCAGAGAACTCGATGAGCAGGAGAAACGCCTGAATGAAGAGATTGCCCAAAATCCGGCGGATTATGAACTGCTGAGCGCCAACTGTGCCAAACTGGAAGCACTCAAAGCGCGCTATGACGCGTGTTTTGAAGAATGGATGAAGCTGGATACGGAAAATCAAAATTAA